From Flavobacterium sp. 102, a single genomic window includes:
- the rpiB gene encoding ribose 5-phosphate isomerase B yields the protein MKISIGNDHAGPDYKKAIVSFLEQKGYQIFNHGTDTFDSVDYPDFGHPVAVDVETKRADFGIVICGSGNGIAMSANKHQGIRAAVCWTKEIAALARQHNDANILSIPARFTSVQQAVEMVDTFLNTAFEGGRHASRVNKIACQ from the coding sequence ATGAAAATCTCCATCGGAAACGATCACGCAGGACCGGATTATAAAAAAGCCATTGTCTCTTTTTTGGAACAAAAAGGCTATCAAATATTTAACCACGGAACAGATACTTTTGACAGTGTGGATTATCCTGATTTTGGTCATCCGGTTGCGGTTGATGTAGAAACCAAGAGAGCCGATTTTGGTATCGTAATTTGTGGTTCCGGAAACGGAATTGCGATGTCTGCTAACAAACACCAAGGCATTAGAGCAGCAGTTTGTTGGACTAAAGAAATTGCCGCTTTAGCTCGTCAACACAATGACGCTAACATTTTAAGCATTCCTGCAAGATTTACTTCGGTTCAACAAGCCGTTGAAATGGTGGATACTTTTTTAAATACAGCTTTCGAAGGCGGAAGACATGCCTCCAGAGTGAATAAAATCGCTTGTCAATAA
- a CDS encoding SPFH domain-containing protein, translating into MDIFLIAFLVFGLFVLFSSFFTVKQQTAVIVERFGKFLSIRQSGLHLKIPLIDRIAGRVNLKIQQLDVIIETKTKDNVFVKLKVSVQFMVVKDTVYDAFYKLEYPHDQITSYVFDVVRAEVPKLILDDVFERKDDIAIAVKRELNEAMTTYGYTIINTLVTDIDPDIQVKNAMNRINAADREKTVAEFEAEASRIRIVAKAKAEAESKRLQGQGIADQRREIAKGLVESVDVLNKVGINSQEASALIVVTQHYDTLQAIGADTNSNLILLPNSPQAGSDMLNNMVASFTASNLVGESMKTGMRKVEPKKGKNQPNDYDSNEESSETES; encoded by the coding sequence ATGGATATTTTTTTAATTGCCTTTCTGGTCTTCGGCCTTTTTGTGTTGTTCTCTTCTTTTTTTACTGTCAAGCAACAAACCGCTGTAATTGTGGAACGTTTTGGGAAATTTTTAAGTATCCGACAATCCGGACTTCATTTAAAAATTCCTTTAATCGACAGAATTGCAGGTCGTGTGAATTTGAAAATTCAACAATTGGATGTGATTATTGAAACCAAAACCAAGGACAACGTGTTTGTTAAATTGAAAGTTTCTGTACAGTTTATGGTCGTTAAAGATACCGTTTACGATGCCTTTTATAAATTAGAATATCCGCATGATCAAATCACTTCTTATGTATTTGACGTAGTTCGTGCCGAAGTACCAAAATTGATTTTGGATGATGTTTTCGAAAGAAAAGATGATATCGCGATCGCTGTGAAAAGAGAATTGAACGAAGCCATGACTACTTATGGTTACACAATCATCAATACTTTGGTTACCGATATTGATCCGGATATTCAAGTAAAAAATGCGATGAATAGAATTAACGCAGCCGATAGAGAAAAAACGGTAGCTGAATTTGAAGCCGAAGCCTCGAGAATCAGAATTGTAGCCAAAGCCAAAGCAGAAGCCGAAAGCAAACGCTTACAAGGACAAGGTATCGCCGACCAAAGAAGGGAAATTGCCAAAGGTTTGGTAGAAAGTGTTGATGTTTTAAATAAAGTGGGCATCAATTCACAAGAAGCTTCTGCTTTGATTGTCGTGACACAACATTATGATACTTTACAAGCGATTGGTGCTGATACCAATTCGAACTTGATTTTGTTACCTAATTCACCACAAGCCGGAAGCGATATGTTGAACAACATGGTCGCTAGTTTTACGGCAAGTAATTTGGTTGGAGAATCAATGAAAACCGGAATGAGAAAAGTGGAACCTAAAAAAGGTAAAAACCAACCGAACGATTATGATTCGAATGAAGAAAGTTCTGAAACGGAATCTTAA
- a CDS encoding DUF6327 family protein, which produces MGQKKYSSYAEIEHDLEILKLEKEIYYQKMKLSFDKTKESILPSQPLEGLYAIYNKVFSGTFGMILKMLIPYAVSWFINRKRGD; this is translated from the coding sequence ATGGGACAAAAAAAATATTCTTCCTACGCCGAAATTGAGCACGATTTAGAAATCCTGAAATTGGAAAAAGAAATTTATTATCAGAAAATGAAATTGAGTTTCGATAAAACCAAAGAAAGTATATTGCCGTCACAACCATTAGAAGGTTTGTATGCTATTTACAATAAAGTCTTTTCAGGCACTTTCGGAATGATTTTAAAGATGTTGATTCCGTATGCTGTCAGTTGGTTTATAAATAGAAAAAGAGGCGATTAA
- a CDS encoding YtxH domain-containing protein, which produces MSSRTGDSILALLAGAAIGVGIGILFAPDKGSKTREKIKGSFDDLKDQAKSKFNSFEEEAKEKFTHSKDELKETVDNLLSKSSYKAEEAISFLEEKLAELKKQNAKLQK; this is translated from the coding sequence ATGTCTAGTAGAACTGGTGATAGCATTTTGGCACTTTTAGCCGGTGCTGCAATTGGAGTTGGAATCGGAATTTTGTTTGCGCCTGATAAAGGTTCGAAAACGAGAGAAAAAATCAAAGGCAGTTTTGATGATTTGAAAGATCAAGCCAAATCGAAGTTTAATTCTTTTGAAGAAGAAGCTAAAGAAAAATTTACACATTCAAAAGACGAATTAAAAGAAACGGTTGACAACTTACTTTCGAAATCGAGTTATAAAGCCGAAGAAGCGATTTCATTTTTGGAAGAGAAATTAGCCGAGCTTAAAAAACAAAATGCCAAATTGCAGAAATAA
- a CDS encoding head GIN domain-containing protein, whose amino-acid sequence MKNLVYSLLVFSSIAFGQVEKNVGDFTKVTSFDQIDVYLIKSSENKVVIDGKEANEVELVNKNGELKIRMPLTKLLAGDNISVTVYFNNLTAVEANEGSRIACGDKIESTAFEINAKEGSILRLTLDVGKLNVRVANGSTINLEGKADNQDVLVNSGGIYDAQNFKTKQTTITANAGGNANVYATDLVEAKVRAGGDITIYGKPKQINQKVIAGGSIEEAK is encoded by the coding sequence ATGAAAAATTTAGTTTATAGTTTATTAGTATTCAGTTCGATAGCTTTCGGACAAGTTGAAAAAAATGTTGGTGATTTTACCAAGGTGACTTCTTTCGATCAAATTGATGTTTATCTGATAAAAAGTAGTGAAAACAAAGTTGTTATTGATGGTAAAGAAGCAAACGAAGTAGAATTAGTTAATAAAAACGGAGAATTAAAGATTAGAATGCCTTTAACTAAATTACTTGCCGGAGATAATATTTCTGTAACAGTTTATTTCAATAATCTTACCGCAGTAGAGGCAAATGAAGGGTCAAGAATTGCATGTGGCGACAAAATTGAATCCACTGCTTTTGAAATTAATGCTAAAGAAGGCTCTATTCTCAGATTAACTTTAGATGTTGGAAAATTGAATGTTAGAGTAGCCAATGGATCTACTATTAATTTAGAAGGAAAAGCTGATAATCAAGATGTTTTAGTGAATTCGGGTGGTATTTATGACGCTCAAAATTTTAAAACTAAGCAAACAACTATAACAGCGAATGCTGGAGGAAATGCAAATGTTTATGCTACTGATTTAGTGGAAGCTAAAGTTCGTGCCGGTGGTGATATCACTATTTACGGTAAACCAAAGCAAATCAATCAAAAAGTGATAGCTGGCGGAAGTATTGAGGAAGCAAAATAA
- a CDS encoding DUF2007 domain-containing protein, which translates to MTEFITIATFNFAHEVMVLKTILERENIPYLFQNENLISIDPFASLAYGGIQLKIHPNDIETVQKILNDLNNNLKIV; encoded by the coding sequence ATGACCGAATTTATCACGATTGCTACTTTTAATTTCGCTCATGAAGTTATGGTTTTAAAAACCATTTTAGAAAGAGAAAACATTCCGTATTTATTCCAAAATGAAAACCTTATTTCTATTGATCCATTTGCGAGTTTGGCTTATGGCGGAATCCAATTAAAGATTCATCCTAACGATATTGAAACCGTTCAAAAGATTTTAAATGACTTAAATAACAATTTAAAAATCGTTTAA
- the rnr gene encoding ribonuclease R: protein MSKKPKKFGKTTKTFSEKIFKILSKNANKPFNYKQIATILELDDTKSRNEIIKDLKVLAAQKLIIESEPGKYLVKATSQKYYEGTIDMTSRKAGYFVSDELEHDVFVPFVNLNHALDGDKVKAYVYDRRSSRKPEAEVLEILERAKEEFVGVVDIQKNFGFVTTANAKMYTDIFIPKSKLGEAEHGDVVLVRLEDWPAKADSPFGSVIKVLGKPGEHNTEIHAILAEYGLPYDFPIEVEAYANKLDTSITEEEIAKRRDMRKVLTFTIDPKDAKDFDDALSFQVLENGNYEIGVHIADVSHYLKEGTILDDEAYRRATSVYLVDRVVPMLPEVLSNFACSLRPNEEKYTFSAIFQLNNKAEVLDSWFGRTVIYSDQRFAYEEAQQIIETRSDVIPAEISLTGKEYKAPKEIVEATLKMQDLAKILRKKRMADGAISFDKVEVKFNLNEESEPVGVFFKISKDANHLIEEFMLLANRKVAEFIGKQKKTFIYRIHDEPNEDKLINLQTVIAKFGYSINMKSKQDISKSLNNLLMEVNGKKEQNLVDTLTIRSMSKAKYSTENIGHYGLAFDFYSHFTSPIRRYPDVMAHRLLQFYLDGGKSVSQEEYEEKCAHSSDMEGLAAQAERDSVKYMQVKYMQDHKDQEFLGVISGVTEWGIYVEIIENKCEGMVRIREIKEDYYTFDEKQYALVGQATNSILQLGDEVYVKVKNADLVKKQLDFHFIRRNE, encoded by the coding sequence ATGAGTAAGAAACCAAAAAAATTCGGAAAGACAACCAAAACATTTTCCGAGAAGATTTTTAAAATATTATCAAAGAATGCCAATAAACCATTCAATTATAAACAAATAGCAACTATACTTGAGTTGGATGATACCAAAAGTAGAAACGAAATTATCAAAGATTTAAAAGTTTTAGCCGCTCAAAAATTGATTATAGAATCCGAACCCGGAAAGTATTTAGTCAAAGCTACCAGCCAAAAATATTACGAAGGAACTATTGACATGACCAGTAGAAAAGCCGGTTATTTTGTTTCAGATGAATTAGAACATGATGTTTTTGTTCCTTTTGTCAACTTAAATCACGCTTTGGATGGTGATAAAGTAAAAGCTTATGTTTACGACCGAAGAAGTTCCAGAAAACCGGAAGCAGAAGTTTTAGAAATTTTAGAAAGAGCCAAAGAAGAATTCGTTGGTGTGGTTGATATTCAAAAGAATTTCGGCTTTGTAACTACAGCGAATGCTAAAATGTACACTGATATTTTTATTCCAAAAAGTAAATTAGGTGAAGCCGAACACGGAGATGTAGTTTTAGTCAGATTAGAAGATTGGCCGGCGAAAGCGGATTCGCCTTTTGGTTCCGTGATTAAAGTTTTAGGGAAACCAGGCGAACACAATACCGAAATTCATGCGATTTTAGCAGAATATGGTTTACCGTATGATTTCCCGATAGAAGTAGAGGCGTATGCTAATAAGTTAGATACTTCCATTACAGAAGAAGAAATTGCCAAGCGTCGAGACATGCGAAAAGTGTTGACTTTCACTATTGATCCAAAAGATGCGAAAGATTTTGATGATGCTTTATCATTCCAAGTTTTAGAGAATGGAAATTATGAAATTGGTGTTCACATTGCCGATGTTTCGCATTATTTGAAAGAAGGAACAATACTCGATGATGAAGCTTACAGAAGAGCTACATCAGTTTATTTAGTAGATAGAGTTGTACCAATGTTGCCTGAGGTTTTATCAAATTTTGCTTGTTCACTTCGACCAAATGAAGAAAAATATACGTTCTCGGCTATTTTTCAGCTGAATAACAAAGCGGAAGTTTTAGATTCTTGGTTTGGAAGAACCGTGATTTACTCAGACCAACGTTTTGCTTACGAAGAAGCACAACAAATTATTGAGACAAGATCGGATGTAATTCCGGCAGAAATTTCTCTTACCGGAAAAGAGTATAAAGCACCAAAGGAAATCGTCGAAGCAACATTAAAGATGCAAGATTTAGCCAAAATTCTTCGTAAAAAAAGAATGGCTGATGGAGCGATTTCGTTTGATAAAGTAGAAGTAAAATTCAATTTAAATGAAGAATCAGAACCGGTTGGTGTGTTCTTTAAAATTTCGAAAGATGCCAATCATTTAATTGAAGAATTTATGTTGTTGGCAAACCGAAAAGTAGCCGAATTTATTGGGAAACAAAAGAAAACTTTTATTTATAGAATTCACGATGAACCAAACGAAGACAAGTTGATTAACCTTCAAACAGTGATTGCTAAATTTGGGTATTCAATTAATATGAAATCCAAACAAGACATTTCAAAATCGTTGAATAATTTGTTGATGGAAGTCAATGGGAAAAAAGAACAAAATTTAGTAGATACTTTGACCATTCGAAGTATGAGTAAAGCCAAATATTCTACTGAAAATATTGGACATTACGGATTAGCTTTTGATTTTTACAGTCATTTTACGTCACCAATTCGACGTTATCCGGATGTAATGGCACATCGTTTGTTGCAGTTTTATCTTGATGGTGGAAAAAGTGTCAGTCAAGAAGAATACGAAGAAAAATGCGCACATTCCAGTGATATGGAAGGTTTAGCAGCGCAAGCTGAAAGAGATTCTGTTAAATACATGCAAGTTAAATACATGCAAGACCACAAAGACCAAGAATTTTTAGGGGTTATTTCAGGTGTTACCGAATGGGGAATTTATGTAGAAATCATCGAAAACAAATGTGAAGGTATGGTGAGAATTCGTGAAATAAAAGAGGATTATTATACTTTTGATGAGAAGCAATATGCTTTGGTTGGTCAAGCCACCAATAGTATTTTGCAACTTGGAGATGAAGTTTATGTTAAAGTAAAAAATGCTGATTTAGTGAAAAAGCAATTGGATTTTCATTTTATCAGAAGAAACGAATAA
- a CDS encoding LysE family translocator produces MIFLNDILSAIPLGFILSFMIGPVFFVLLETSVVKGFRAAIVFDLGVVLADIVFILIAFFSSYRLIQSIKNDPALFIFGGLVMLTYGIISFVKNKKESKKSIDEIDPKELAKTNYVSLFFKGFFLNFINIGVLGFWLAILITIGPQLELKASRMITFFSTLIIVYFITDIFKILLAKQLRNKLNPKNILLIKKMISIVLIICGVVLLSQAWFPKEQKMVNSAIEKLEGEN; encoded by the coding sequence ATGATTTTTCTTAACGATATTTTATCCGCAATTCCGCTTGGTTTCATTCTGAGTTTTATGATTGGACCGGTTTTTTTTGTATTACTTGAAACTAGTGTAGTCAAAGGATTCAGAGCTGCTATAGTTTTCGACTTAGGAGTGGTTCTTGCCGATATTGTATTTATTCTTATCGCATTTTTTAGTAGTTACCGATTGATACAAAGTATTAAAAATGATCCGGCTTTGTTCATTTTTGGTGGATTGGTGATGCTTACTTACGGAATCATTTCCTTTGTAAAAAACAAAAAAGAATCCAAAAAAAGCATTGATGAAATTGACCCAAAAGAATTGGCTAAAACCAACTATGTTTCTCTTTTCTTTAAAGGTTTTTTCCTCAATTTTATCAATATTGGTGTATTGGGTTTTTGGTTAGCCATCCTAATAACAATCGGACCGCAATTAGAGTTAAAAGCTTCTAGAATGATTACTTTTTTCTCAACATTAATCATTGTTTATTTCATAACCGACATATTTAAAATTCTTTTAGCCAAGCAATTAAGAAATAAATTAAATCCAAAAAATATTCTTTTAATCAAGAAAATGATTAGTATAGTTTTGATTATTTGTGGAGTGGTTTTATTATCCCAAGCTTGGTTTCCGAAAGAACAAAAGATGGTGAATTCCGCTATTGAAAAATTAGAAGGCGAGAATTAA
- a CDS encoding PorT family protein, translating to MNKNLIVLLLFVTTIANAQYGYRDSNMIGITLGLNQFNLKTSDFETKPGDGWNIGLSMRGNAFNDWDAIYGLQFSEYNFKVATLNQLMNERETNYKLSCANITFQLSYKFIENHLSVEFGPMVQVNGKLTIEETDEDYIVKGNPTVMAKDLTDISNFTIYPVVGVTAGVRNVRLNVTYQYGINNMLGKMDGDFKGNASVLNGNIIFYF from the coding sequence ATGAACAAAAATCTTATCGTCCTTTTGTTGTTTGTTACAACAATTGCGAACGCACAATATGGCTACAGAGATTCCAATATGATTGGAATAACTTTAGGATTAAATCAATTCAATTTAAAAACTTCAGATTTCGAAACCAAACCAGGCGATGGTTGGAACATTGGACTTTCCATGAGAGGAAATGCCTTTAACGATTGGGATGCAATTTACGGATTGCAGTTTAGCGAGTACAATTTCAAAGTGGCGACTTTAAACCAACTCATGAATGAAAGAGAAACCAACTATAAGCTATCTTGTGCCAATATAACTTTTCAATTAAGCTATAAGTTTATCGAAAACCATTTGAGTGTTGAGTTTGGGCCAATGGTTCAAGTCAATGGCAAATTGACCATAGAAGAAACCGATGAAGACTATATTGTCAAAGGAAATCCAACTGTTATGGCCAAAGACTTAACCGACATCAGTAATTTTACAATTTATCCCGTAGTTGGTGTAACTGCCGGCGTTAGAAACGTTAGACTAAATGTTACTTATCAATACGGAATCAATAATATGCTCGGGAAAATGGATGGCGATTTTAAAGGAAACGCATCGGTTTTAAACGGAAACATTATATTTTACTTCTAA
- a CDS encoding glutamine--tRNA ligase/YqeY domain fusion protein → MSTEEKSLNFLEQIIEEDLKNGLSKDKLRFRFPPEPNGYLHVGHASAICLNFGLGIDYQSPVNLRFDDTNPAKEEQEYVDAIKKDIEWLGYQWDTECYASDYFQQLYDWAVEFIKKGKAYVDSQSSSAMAEQKGTPTQAGTDSPYRNRSVEENLDLLERMKNGEFPNGTHILRAKIDMSHNNMLMRDPIMYRILHSHHHRTGNQWCIYPMYDWAHGESDYLEQISHSFCTLEFLPHRELYDWFLDQVYDSTKVRPKQREFARRNLSHTVVSKRKLLQLVEEKHVTGWDDPRMSTISGMRRRGYPPMAIRNFAKTIGIAKRTNLIDVSLLEFCVREELNKTTHRVMAVLNPVKLVITNYPEGQEEWLEAENNPEEAVMTYRKVPFSKELYIEREDFQEEANKKFFRLTLGTEVRLKNAYIIKGESVVKDTEGNITEIHCTYDTDSRSGSGTEASQRKVKGTIHWVSITHAIEAEVRIYDRLFSHESPDGNKEIDFKEFINPNSLEVITGYVEPSLQTAKNLDQFQFQRLGYFCVDKESKAEKLVFNKTVGLRDTWAKVESKE, encoded by the coding sequence ATGTCAACAGAAGAGAAGTCCCTTAATTTCCTCGAACAAATTATAGAAGAAGATTTGAAAAACGGTTTGTCCAAAGACAAGTTGCGTTTTCGTTTTCCGCCTGAACCTAATGGTTATTTACACGTTGGACATGCGAGTGCTATTTGTTTAAATTTTGGTTTAGGAATTGATTATCAGTCGCCTGTAAATTTGCGATTTGATGATACCAATCCGGCTAAAGAAGAACAGGAATACGTTGACGCCATCAAAAAAGACATCGAATGGTTGGGTTATCAATGGGATACAGAATGTTATGCTTCAGATTATTTCCAACAATTATATGATTGGGCTGTTGAATTTATCAAGAAAGGAAAAGCTTATGTCGATAGTCAATCTTCTTCAGCAATGGCCGAACAAAAAGGAACTCCGACGCAAGCTGGAACTGATTCTCCTTACAGAAATCGTTCTGTTGAAGAGAATTTAGACCTATTGGAACGAATGAAAAACGGAGAATTTCCAAATGGAACCCATATTCTTCGTGCTAAAATAGACATGTCACACAACAATATGTTGATGCGCGACCCAATAATGTATCGCATTTTGCATTCGCATCATCACAGAACAGGCAACCAATGGTGTATTTATCCGATGTACGATTGGGCGCATGGCGAAAGTGATTATTTGGAACAAATTTCCCACTCATTCTGTACGCTTGAATTTTTACCTCACAGAGAATTATACGATTGGTTTTTAGACCAAGTGTATGATTCAACTAAAGTTCGTCCAAAGCAAAGAGAATTTGCTCGTAGAAATCTTTCACATACAGTAGTTTCTAAAAGAAAGCTATTACAATTAGTGGAAGAAAAACATGTTACTGGTTGGGACGATCCAAGAATGAGCACGATTTCAGGGATGCGCCGTCGAGGTTATCCGCCAATGGCGATTCGGAATTTTGCCAAAACAATCGGAATTGCGAAGCGTACTAATTTGATTGATGTATCGCTTTTAGAGTTTTGCGTTCGCGAAGAATTAAATAAAACAACGCATCGTGTAATGGCGGTTTTGAATCCGGTGAAATTGGTGATTACCAATTATCCTGAAGGTCAAGAAGAATGGTTAGAAGCAGAAAACAATCCGGAAGAAGCAGTAATGACTTATAGAAAAGTCCCGTTTTCAAAGGAATTATACATTGAAAGAGAAGATTTTCAAGAAGAAGCCAATAAGAAGTTTTTCCGTTTGACATTAGGAACAGAAGTACGCTTAAAAAATGCTTATATCATTAAAGGCGAAAGTGTTGTCAAAGATACTGAGGGCAATATTACTGAAATTCACTGTACTTATGATACCGATTCACGTAGTGGAAGCGGAACAGAAGCTTCTCAAAGAAAAGTAAAAGGTACGATTCATTGGGTTTCTATTACTCATGCAATAGAAGCAGAAGTACGTATTTACGATCGTTTATTTTCGCACGAAAGTCCGGATGGCAATAAAGAAATTGACTTTAAAGAATTCATTAACCCAAATTCTTTAGAAGTAATTACCGGTTATGTTGAACCAAGTTTGCAAACGGCTAAAAATTTAGACCAATTTCAGTTCCAACGTTTGGGTTATTTTTGTGTTGATAAAGAGTCGAAGGCTGAAAAATTGGTTTTCAACAAAACGGTAGGCTTAAGAGATACTTGGGCAAAAGTGGAAAGCAAAGAATAA
- a CDS encoding competence protein: MAFEEIKENVDNIQENAKAYMESSIAYYKLWGFKVAMKSTTLMVKFMLIALCLTIVLLFVSIAGALALGKMFDSYPLGFLAVAGIYSILAALLFLVKDKVVEGPILEKFSEIFFND, encoded by the coding sequence ATGGCTTTTGAAGAAATAAAAGAAAACGTAGACAATATTCAGGAAAATGCCAAAGCTTATATGGAAAGCAGTATTGCTTACTATAAACTTTGGGGTTTTAAGGTTGCTATGAAGTCAACTACTTTAATGGTAAAGTTTATGTTGATTGCACTTTGCCTGACAATTGTTTTACTTTTTGTCTCTATTGCCGGAGCTTTAGCTTTAGGAAAAATGTTCGATAGTTATCCGTTAGGGTTTTTAGCGGTGGCCGGAATTTATTCGATTTTAGCAGCACTTTTATTTTTGGTAAAAGACAAAGTGGTTGAAGGACCAATCTTAGAAAAATTCTCCGAAATATTTTTTAACGACTAA
- the folB gene encoding dihydroneopterin aldolase → MGTIKLQNIRTFSFHGCLEEEGRIGSDYRVDLEIKTDLRKSSVTDELKDTVDYVLLNRIIEEEMAIRSKLLEHVAHRIITRIFGEIPSVSRILLGVSKLNPPIGGDVEAVTIEMEEYRS, encoded by the coding sequence ATGGGAACTATTAAACTACAAAACATAAGAACCTTTTCATTTCATGGTTGTTTGGAAGAAGAAGGAAGAATTGGTTCGGATTACCGTGTTGACCTTGAAATCAAAACTGATTTGAGAAAATCTTCGGTGACTGATGAACTAAAAGATACGGTTGATTACGTGCTTTTAAACCGAATTATAGAGGAAGAAATGGCGATTCGTTCAAAATTATTGGAACATGTTGCCCATAGAATCATTACCAGAATCTTTGGAGAAATACCATCTGTTTCTCGAATTTTACTAGGCGTTTCAAAACTAAATCCACCTATTGGCGGTGATGTTGAAGCGGTTACGATTGAAATGGAAGAATATCGTAGTTAA
- the gltX gene encoding glutamate--tRNA ligase, which yields MSRPVRVRFAPSPTGPLHIGGVRTALFNYLFAKKHNGVFYLRIEDTDQNRFVPGAEQYIFEALEWLGIAPSETIGKNEKFGPYRQSERKPLYKQYADQLVNSGWAYYAFDTAEALDAHRKQHEEQGKTFIYNWHNREKLDTSLVISTAETEKRIANGEAYVIRFKTPVNETLHLHDIIRGDINFETNLLDDKVLFKSDGMPTYHLANIVDDHLMETSHVIRGEEWLPSMPLHSLLYKAFGWEAPEFAHLPLILKPIGNGKLSKRDGDKMGFPVFPLEWKSEEGLSSGYREKGFFPEAVVNFLALLGWNDGTEQEIFSLEELAEKFDLNRVHKAGAKFDPDKNKWFNHQYLQKQSDESLAKAFAPILAEKGISTALNMTKVVSLIKERANFVSEFWDLADYFFVAPTSYDEKAAKNWKEETPDFIKQLIAVLNTIEDFTSVNIETIVKDWMTQKEIGMGKVMQPFRLSLVGALKGPHLFDIVELIGKEETIKRLEKAIATL from the coding sequence ATGTCAAGACCAGTTAGAGTTCGTTTTGCCCCAAGTCCGACAGGACCTTTACACATTGGTGGTGTTAGAACAGCCTTATTTAATTATTTATTTGCCAAAAAACATAACGGTGTTTTCTATTTGCGAATTGAAGATACCGACCAAAATCGCTTCGTTCCAGGAGCCGAACAATATATCTTTGAAGCTTTAGAATGGTTAGGCATTGCGCCAAGCGAAACCATTGGTAAGAATGAAAAATTCGGTCCATACCGTCAAAGCGAAAGAAAACCTTTGTACAAACAATACGCAGATCAGTTGGTGAATTCGGGTTGGGCTTACTATGCTTTTGACACTGCTGAAGCTTTAGATGCACATAGAAAACAACATGAAGAACAAGGAAAAACCTTTATTTACAATTGGCACAACCGAGAAAAACTGGATACATCTTTAGTCATTTCTACAGCAGAAACTGAAAAAAGAATTGCCAATGGCGAAGCTTATGTGATTCGTTTTAAAACACCGGTAAACGAAACTTTGCATTTGCATGACATCATTCGTGGAGATATTAATTTTGAAACGAATTTGTTAGACGACAAAGTTTTGTTCAAGTCAGATGGCATGCCAACTTACCATTTAGCCAATATTGTAGATGATCATTTGATGGAAACCTCACATGTAATCCGTGGTGAAGAATGGTTGCCCTCGATGCCTTTACACAGTTTGTTATACAAAGCTTTTGGTTGGGAAGCACCTGAATTTGCGCATTTACCATTAATTCTAAAACCTATCGGCAATGGAAAATTATCCAAACGCGATGGTGATAAAATGGGATTTCCTGTATTTCCATTAGAATGGAAAAGCGAAGAAGGTCTTTCATCAGGTTACCGAGAAAAAGGATTTTTCCCGGAAGCCGTGGTTAACTTTTTGGCTTTATTAGGCTGGAATGACGGAACAGAACAGGAAATATTTTCTTTAGAAGAATTAGCAGAGAAATTTGATTTGAATCGGGTTCATAAAGCCGGAGCTAAATTTGACCCGGATAAAAACAAATGGTTCAACCACCAATATTTGCAAAAACAAAGTGATGAAAGTTTGGCGAAAGCCTTTGCTCCTATTTTAGCTGAAAAAGGCATCTCGACTGCGCTCAATATGACAAAAGTAGTTTCACTGATAAAAGAACGTGCGAATTTTGTTTCAGAGTTTTGGGATTTAGCGGATTATTTCTTTGTGGCGCCAACGTCTTATGATGAAAAAGCAGCTAAAAACTGGAAAGAAGAAACACCTGATTTTATCAAACAATTGATTGCTGTTTTAAATACTATTGAAGATTTCACTTCGGTAAATATTGAAACCATTGTCAAAGATTGGATGACACAAAAAGAAATCGGAATGGGGAAAGTCATGCAACCGTTTCGTTTGAGTTTGGTTGGTGCCTTGAAAGGCCCGCATCTTTTTGACATAGTCGAATTGATTGGTAAAGAAGAAACCATTAAGCGATTAGAGAAAGCGATTGCAACTTTATAA